ACTTCAACAGCAGATAACAGTGACAACAGTGACAACAGTTATGCTGATGCTTCTGAAGGTTCTGCGTCCGCAAACAATAACAGCACTTCCTCCGCAGACAACAGCGACAACAGCGACAACAGCTATGCAACTGCATCGGAAGGTTCGGCATCAGCCAATAATCAGAGTACTTCAACAGTAGACAACACCGATAACTCTGATAACAGCTATACAACAGCAGACGGAACCGGGTCGGCAGCGGCTAAAAATGGTGATGCAACCGCGACCTATTCGGTTAATAACTCTGCGCTTAGTGGTACGGTGACGGGAGCGGGTGTTGGTGCAGTTGTCACTTCTGGTGACGGAGAAGGTGCTGCAACTCTGACAGCCAGCAATTCCATCTCGGAATCTTTTAACGGGGCGGCTGGAATTAACCAGGTTGTCCAAAATCACGGCGCCAATGCCTTGACACAGCAACAAGTGTCTTTCCAAGGCAACGTAAATGTTAATGCTCAGTAATCTGAGTTGAGCATATTAAGAAATATCTAATCAAGGAGAAAAAACATGAATCAATTTAATAAAAAAGTGTTGGTTGCGAGTATGGTACTTGCTTTTGGTGTTGCGGGTAACGCTTGGGCCAATCCGACGAATACCGCTGAAACCGTAAACGATCAAACTGCAACTGCAACCAGTGATCAAAACAGTGCTGGCATTGCTGCGAACGAATATTCAACCGCATATGACAATACCAATAACAGCGTGGCGAATGCAACGGATGACCATACTGACAACAGCGACAACAGCGACAACAGCAACAACAGCGACAACAGCGACAACAGCAACAACAGCGACAACAGCAACAACAGCCAAGTGGCTACTACTGATGATCATACTGACAACAGTAACAACAGCGACAACAGCGACAACAGCGACAACAGCGACAACAGCGACAACAGCTCGGCTACTGGTGTAGATGCTGCAGCCAACAATAGCAGTACCGCTACTTCTGATCGTTCCGACAACAGCTTTGCAGATGCAGGTTCAGCTAGCGCCGTCGCTAACAACGGTAGCACTGCTACCGTGGACAACAGCGACAACAGCGATAACAGTTCCGCAGATGCAGGTTCAGCTAGTGCCGCTGCCAACAACGGCAGCACTGCTACCGTGGATAACAGTGATAACAGCGATAACAGTTTTGCAGATGCTGGTTCTGGCAGTGCTGCCGCCAACAATGGCAGTACCGCTTCTGTTGATAACACCAATAACAGCGACAACAGCCAAACAGCGGCAAATGGTAATGGGTCTGCTGCAGCACAAACCGGCAATGCTTCTGCCACCTACTCAGTCAATAACTCAGACTTGAGCGGTGCGGTAACAGGCGAAGGTGCGGGATCAGGTGTATCCGTAGCTTCAGGTTCAGCTGATGCTGCTTATGCTGCTGACAATACTATTAGCGCTGCATTCAACGGTGCTGCTGGTATCAACCAGGTTGTACAAAATCATGCTGCCAATGCGTTGACACAGCAACAAGTGTCTTTTCAGGGTAACGTGAATGTTAACCAGTAATTTCGTTCACTAATCGTTCGGTGTTTAGCTGAACTTTAGTCAGTGAAGAGTTGCCGATGGGGAAGGTGGTCCTGTCGGCAACTTCCACCAAATAACGAAGTTATAAACTCTGGAGAACAGAATGAAGCCAATATTAAAAGGTAATGTGTCTTTTCTCTTTGCCCTGATATTGCCTGTTTGTACCGTTAATGCTTCTTCCGATCAGCTTGCAAATGATTCGATAACTGCGGGCTTTCCTTCAACTGGGATTGTTTCGCTGGATGAACTTGACGAGGTACGAGGAATGGGTGGGGTGGATAGCACCGTGCTGAATACTATGAATGTTAAGGCAACATTGACGGGTAACACGGCAACTAACAATGTCACCGGCACAAACATAATTGATACCAGCGCTTTTTCTGGAGCCAACGGCATGTTTTCGGTTATTCAAAATAGTGGTAACAATGTGGTTATTCAAGATTCAACCATTGTAAATGTCACCATAGTGAATTGATTTTGTTATGAAAAACTTCTTGCATAAATTGTTTTTGACCGCTATGACGATGTTGGTGAGTAGCCATCTCGTTGCGCTGGATCTGAATGGAATGGCGGGAGGTGGGAATTATCTTGTCTCGACAAAAAGTTTTGCCGAGATGAAGTTTGATACGGTTTATAAACAAGAATTTGATTTTAGTTGCGGCTCTGCAGCGTTGGCTAGTCTGCTCACGTTTCATTACGGTAATGTGGTGAGCGAAAAGACCGTATTTCTAGAAATGTATGAGCATGGCGATCAGGAAAAAATTAAGGATCAAGGTTTTTCAATGCTCGATATGAAAAACTATCTGGGGCGGCATGGTTACGGTTCGGATGGATTTAAGATAAACCTGGATAAATTGCGCGAATTCAATAGTCCGGCAATTACAATTATTGATCTTAATGGCTATTTACATTTCGTTATTATCAAGGGTGTAACCGAGCAAAAAGTCCTGGTTGGTGATCCTGCGGTAGGTGTCAAAATTATTCCTCGCGATGAATTTGAAAAGATGTGGGGTGAGCGTATTTTATTTATGGTCCATGATAACGGTGGTATTCAGACAGAAGCATCTCGCAAGCAAGAAGAATGGCATACCCATTTGGCTCCGTTAGGGGGTGCGGTTGACCAGTTAAGTTTAAGCGAATATTTCGTGCTGATACGCGGACAGGTGACAGGTCCTTTGGATTTTTAACTATATTGGGTGTCTGGCATGTTTACTTGCAACGATATGATCAAGCATAAAATTTTGCAGTTGGTGTTGTTGCTGACTTTCTTGGTAAATCTTGCTGTTGCCCGAGATACGCTGGCAGATGCTGGATATGCTGACGATATTTTTAGTGACCCATACAGCCAATTGATACGCGCGACTGATGATGAGTTGGCCCAGCAAAGAGGCGGCTTTACCCTGCCAAATGGAATGGTTGTTAATATAAGTCTGGAAAGACTGATTTTTCTGAATGGAATTGAAACGGCTTCCTCATTTATACAATTCCCGATAGACGGTGTGTTGATCCAAAATGGAAGTGGAAACTTGGGGCAAGATTTGGTCGGATCAGTTATCGGTTCTATTATTCAAAATAGTTTGGATAATCAGTCGATTAAAAGTATTAATGAGCTCAATATAGAAATAAGTAATCTGCAGAATCTGGACTTGAGGTCTAGTACAGTTATTACTGATCTGATTATGCCAAATTTACAGTAATGCTGATTTTTGAGTAAAGATACCGCAGAATAATAAAACTCCACTGGCAATGCATGGCATTTGCCCCTTCTTGCCGATAGCGTCTTTAGCTTTAATAGATAGTTGTCATATTCGCTTGAATAGAACCACGAAGATTGTTTAATTCCATAATCTTCTCAAGTTAAATAATCTTTCCCCGTTCATATAATCATCGCTATTTTTGAAGATAGCGGTCATATAATGATAGCTGTATGGCTGGCCTTCTTGATATCACTTTGCTGAACCAAAATGAAAGAAAATTACAATGATGAAAACGTTGGCAACAAAATTAGCAATGAGTGCTTATTTTGGAGAATCTCAAAATACCTTTCTTTTGTCAGTTGTTTTTTTCTCATCAATACGGTTTGTGCGCAAGAAGGGAATCAACAAATTTCGATAGAGCAGTATAGGCAGCTTTTGCTTGAGCAAGAGAAAAAACTGGAGCAGCAACGTCAAGTACTGGGGGAGCAAACGAAAGAGCTTGAACGGCTAAAAAAAACAATTTGAGCAACTTTCTAAACAGTCTGGCACACCACAGTCGCCTATTGTCGGTACAAAAGAGGATAAGCCCAAAACTGTGGCCGCGCAGGTACCCTCTGGGCCAGTTGGCCAGGCTCCACCTAAACCTGCGGAACCGGAAAGGCCGCCAGAAATGCCTCGATTGTCTGAGACGGTGGGGGGGGTTTTAACCAAAAAAGGGAAGTATGTTCTTGAACCCTCCTTAAGTTACGCTTTTTCTGACGATAATCGTGTTTTTGTAGACGCATTCACTTTTTTACCAGCCATCGTAATTGGCTTAACTGATATTCGCCAGGTAAAACGGCACAGTTTTTTTGGTAGCCTGGGTTTACGATACGGCCTGACCGAGCGGTTGGAGGTGGAAGCCAGGGTTCCTTATGCCTATCGGGCGGATATCCAGCGAGCTCGGCCTTTTAGTACAGGTGTTGCGAACGATCAAATCTTTAATGCTGATGGGCATGGTCTGGGTGATATCGAGTTTGCAGCCCGTTATCAATTGACCAGGGGTACTGGGGGCTGGCCAATTCTGGTTGGTAATTTGTTGACAACACTGCCAACGGGTAAAAGTCCTTTCAGACTCAAAACCTTAGATGTAACACAGATCGACCCTAATAACCCCGTTGAGCCTCTTTCATTTAGATTCCCGTTGGAGGTGCCTACGGGGTCGGGTTTCTTTACTTTCCAACCAAGCATAACTGCGCTTTATCCAACTGATCCCGCAGTGTTTTTTGGTAGTCTGAGTTATACCTATACGATGTCAACCAAAGAAAGCTTTGGTAGGGTTGATGCGGGTGATGGTGTGGGGATTACATTCGGTATGGGGTTTACGGTTAATAATCGCACGTCGTTTAATTTAGGTTATTCGCACCAGCATTTTTCAATACTCGAGTTGCTGGTGACAGAATTGGAGGGAGTGCCTTGGATATCGGGCAGTTCTTGCTAGGCTACTCATACAGGTATAACTTGCGAACGAATATCAACCTGTCTGTGGGTATCGGAGCGACGGACAACGCCCAAGACGCAAGACTTAACCTTAGAGTGCCCATGACTTTCTAGTGGTGTTTGCCATCACCTTTTCTGAAGCCAGCGATCCATGCAGTCAAGATAAATAACGGCATCAGGCGCGCTCTGATTGCGTTGTGACTGCCAGAGCATTTCCGCAAGGCACTCCATCGTGTGGTGTGCCGCTTCATGTTCGTCTCCTGTCAATTTGCAAAGTTGCGCAAATTTTGTACGAATGCCAACAGGTTGATCAATCGCCAGTTGCTCACGAATGGCAACGTGCATGCTCATGTGCAAAAAAGGATTGGTTGTACCCATCTCGGGTGGATAATTTTGTTCCAGATAATGTTCGCTGTTTTTCAGGATGGGATGATATTCGGGGTGCTGAAGTATGACTTCAAGCGTAATGGTCTCCATATTGGATAGAGTCTGCCTGAGCTGATATTTTTGCCAGGTATCAAAGAAAAATTGCCGGACCTCGGCTCTGCTCGGATTAAACATGTTGATTCGTGGTGAGCTCCCTATCTTTGGGTAAGTTTTTATGCCTGAATTCGCATAAATCCACAATCGGGCAAATATTGCATTCAGGTTTTCTCGCCTTGCAGATATAACGGCCATGAAGAATTAGCCAGTGATGAGCATCCTGGAGGAATTCTTTCGGCACCACCTTGACAAGTTTTTGCTCCACTTCCAGCACATTTTTTCCTGGCGCCAGACCAGTACGGTTGGCCACGCGGAAAATATGGGTATCCACGGCAATGGTGGGTTCGCCAAACGCCGTATTTAAAATGACATTGGCGGTTTTTCGTCCCACTCCCGGCAATTGCTCCAGCGTTTCACGGGTACGTGGAACCTCACCAGCATGGTGTTCTAGTAACAATACACAGGTAGCAAGGATATTCCGGGTTTTGGTGCGATACAACCCGATACGCTGGATATATTCACTCAGGCCACTTTCGCCGAGCGCCAGGATTTTCTCAGGGGTGTCAGCCACCGCAAAAAGTTTTCTGGTTGCCAGGTTGACGCTTTTATCAGTCGCCTGAGCAGAGAGAATGACGGCTACCAGCAATTGAAAAGTGGTTTGATATTCGAGTTCAGTCGTTGGGGCGGAATTGGTTTCCCGAAAGCGTGTGAAGATTTGTTGACGTTTGGAGGCATTCATTTCTAAAATAGAAGCTGCTAGGGTTTGCCGGTGGGTGTGGCGAGATTAGCATGAGCGCGAGCCATCGCGGCCTCGATGGTTGCTTGTTTTGTGTGACGGTTTGGTTGCTGGAAAATATCACCAGAGAATATTTGCTGGCTTTGATTAATTTCCGGGTTGGGTTTTTTTGCTGATTTTTGGCAAGCCTTTGTTTCCTAAAATGATAACGTTCCCGCGCTTGCTGCATGTACGCTGTTTTCTGTCCCTCACTTTCGTTGACGACAAGTTCCGGTACAGCCTGCATGTGGATGCAATCCACGGGGCAAGGCGCAAGACAGCGCTCGCAGCCGGTGCATTCCTGTGTAATGACAGTATGCATCAGTTTGGCCGCACCCACGATGGCATCCACCGGGCAGGCGCGCAGACAGAATGTGCAGCCGATACATTGAGTTTCATCGATGACAGCTACCGCTCGCGGTTTGGGGTAACCGTAAGTCGTATCAAGTGGTTTGGAAGCAAGGTTGAGCAGCCGTGCAAGCTGTTCAATTACGGCATTCTCGCCTGGAGGGCATTGGTTGATGTTGGCCTGACCGTTGGCGATTGCCACCGCGTAAGGCTGGCAGCCGTCATAACCACACTGACCACAATGGATCTGCGGCAGAATTGCATCAATTTGCTTGATGAGTGTAGATTTGTCAGCCATGAGTGTTTTTCTCACACAATATTCGGATCGTTTCAGTTGCCAGATCGGGTCCCTGGTAAATCAGGCCGGAGTAAAGCTGGATGAGACTGGCGCCTGCCATAATTCTTGATTGCGCGTCGGCAGGTTGCATGATGCCACCGACACCAATAATGGGAATAGCTCCTTGCAGATACTCATCGAGTAGTTGAATGACGGCATGGCTGCGTATTGTAAGCGGTGCACCACTTAAACCGCCGCTTTCGTTGCTGTGTGGAAGGTTCTCCACTTCATTCCGGGAAAGGGTGGTATTGGTTGCGATAACCCCATCCATGCGGTACTTGATAAGCAGCTGGGCGATCTGCTCAATTTGTTGTGACTCCAGATCAGGTGAAATTTTGACTACCAGTGGCGTATAGCGGCTGTACTGATCACTTAAGCGAGTTTGCTCTTTTTTTAACACCTGTAACAGATTGTCGAGTTCTGTTGTTTGCTGCAGCTGTCTGAGTCCAACGGTGTTGGGTGATGAAATATTGATCGTGATGTAACTGGCAATGGAGTATACCTTGCGCAGACAGATCAGATAATCATCAACGGCACTTGCCAGTGGAGTATCCGCATTTTTTCCGATATTAATGCCCAATATTCCCTGATAACGAGCATTGGCAACATTGATCAGGAGGCTGTCCACGCCTTCATTGTTGAACCCCATACGATTGATGATCGCCTGTGCTTCAGGAATCCGGAATAATCGTGGTCGGGGATTGCCTGACTGCGGACGGGGTGTGACTGTGCCAATTTCGATGAAACCAAAACCCAGCGCGGCAAGTGCATCGAGGTAAGCGCCGTTTTTGTCGAGACCGGCCGCCAGTCCCACCGGATTGGGAAAGGATAACCCCATTACCTGTATTGGCGTGCAGGCAATGGGTTGGCAGGTCATTAAACCTGTACGATGGAGTAGATCGAGAGACCGAAGCGTTACCGTATGGGCGGTTTCGGGATCCAGCAGAAAAAGGAGTGGGCGCAGCAGGTTATAGGGCATCGAGACCGTTTGTTTGGGGAATAGCATGCTTTTCTTGCCACTGGTTATCTACGAAAACTTGTAAGGGTCTGAAATTCGACTTGTAGCACATTTTGCGATTATCTGCGATCCAGTAACCTAAATAAAGATAGGGCAGGTGCTTGCTGCGACACTGTTCGATCTGCCAGAGGATGTTGAATGTTCCGTAACTGGCATTACTAATATCCGGATCAAAGAAGGTATAAACCGATGATAAACCATCTGGCACCTGATCGATGATACTGACCATCCGTAGTTGATTATTTTCATGAAAAGTAACCAAGTATGAATTGACATTACTTTTTAGCAGAAAATCACGATATTGTGCATGATATCTCGCGTCAATTATCTTGGCCGCTTTGACGACAATTATGATGGCCGGTTGAGTTTATTAGCTACTTCATGATTTTTTCTGGTTTTTCCTCCTATAACTTTCACTGTCGATTTCGATGATAGTTGCGTGATGGATGATCCGGTCGATGGCGGCAACAGTCATCATGGTGTCGGGGAAGATTTGATCCCACTGGCTAAAAGGCTGGTTTGAAGTAATGATGAGACTTCCGCTTTCATAGCGATGGGCAATGAAGTCAAACAATACTTGTGTTTCGAATCGGTCTTTTTGACATAGCCGATATCATCAACGATCAGTACACGGTATTTATCCAGCCGCGTCATGGCGGACATCAAGTCCAGTTCTTTCCTGGCTTGCTGCAGGAGTTGAACGAGTGCGGTAGCTGATATCCACTTGACGCGGATGCCTTGTTCAATCAAATGCAACCCCAATGCTGCCGCCACATGTGATTTGCCGACACCGGAGGGACCGATCAGCAACACATTGTCTGCCTGGCTCGCCCAGTAGGTATTGTCGCGCAGCGTGATGATTTTTTTCTGAGCGGCTTGAGGCAGTTCGGTCAGAGCCAGAGTGGCAAAGCTTTTGCCGCGCGGTAGTCTGGCTTCATGCGTCCAGTTTCTGATTCTGCTTTGGAAGCGCTGGGCGACTTCCTGTTCGCACAGGGCGGCGAGATATTGGCTGTAGCTCCAGGCGTGTTCTGCGGCTTGATCCTGGAAGTGCCGGTAATGCTGGCCAAAGGCAGGGAGTCTGAGTTCCTTGAGCATCAGTGGGAGCGATTCAGACATGAGCTGCCTCCTTGTGTTGCCCAGTTTCCGCTGAGGAGTTGATCGTAGGTATCCGCAGTGTGTTGTTTGATTGGGATGTCCGGCTGCGGCGCATGCTGTCGCAGAAATCGCTTTTGCAGTGTTTGCAGTTCAGGTAGCGGATGTTGTTGCAACAATTCAGCGGCCAACTGGC
This genomic window from Nitrosomonas sp. contains:
- a CDS encoding C39 family peptidase, whose protein sequence is MKNFLHKLFLTAMTMLVSSHLVALDLNGMAGGGNYLVSTKSFAEMKFDTVYKQEFDFSCGSAALASLLTFHYGNVVSEKTVFLEMYEHGDQEKIKDQGFSMLDMKNYLGRHGYGSDGFKINLDKLREFNSPAITIIDLNGYLHFVIIKGVTEQKVLVGDPAVGVKIIPRDEFEKMWGERILFMVHDNGGIQTEASRKQEEWHTHLAPLGGAVDQLSLSEYFVLIRGQVTGPLDF
- a CDS encoding DUF1841 family protein, with product MFNPSRAEVRQFFFDTWQKYQLRQTLSNMETITLEVILQHPEYHPILKNSEHYLEQNYPPEMGTTNPFLHMSMHVAIREQLAIDQPVGIRTKFAQLCKLTGDEHEAAHHTMECLAEMLWQSQRNQSAPDAVIYLDCMDRWLQKR
- the nth gene encoding endonuclease III; this encodes MNASKRQQIFTRFRETNSAPTTELEYQTTFQLLVAVILSAQATDKSVNLATRKLFAVADTPEKILALGESGLSEYIQRIGLYRTKTRNILATCVLLLEHHAGEVPRTRETLEQLPGVGRKTANVILNTAFGEPTIAVDTHIFRVANRTGLAPGKNVLEVEQKLVKVVPKEFLQDAHHWLILHGRYICKARKPECNICPIVDLCEFRHKNLPKDRELTTNQHV
- a CDS encoding RnfABCDGE type electron transport complex subunit B — its product is MADKSTLIKQIDAILPQIHCGQCGYDGCQPYAVAIANGQANINQCPPGENAVIEQLARLLNLASKPLDTTYGYPKPRAVAVIDETQCIGCTFCLRACPVDAIVGAAKLMHTVITQECTGCERCLAPCPVDCIHMQAVPELVVNESEGQKTAYMQQARERYHFRKQRLAKNQQKNPTRKLIKASKYSLVIFSSNQTVTQNKQPSRPRWLALMLISPHPPANPSSFYFRNECLQTSTNLHTLSGNQFRPND
- a CDS encoding quinone-dependent dihydroorotate dehydrogenase encodes the protein MPYNLLRPLLFLLDPETAHTVTLRSLDLLHRTGLMTCQPIACTPIQVMGLSFPNPVGLAAGLDKNGAYLDALAALGFGFIEIGTVTPRPQSGNPRPRLFRIPEAQAIINRMGFNNEGVDSLLINVANARYQGILGINIGKNADTPLASAVDDYLICLRKVYSIASYITINISSPNTVGLRQLQQTTELDNLLQVLKKEQTRLSDQYSRYTPLVVKISPDLESQQIEQIAQLLIKYRMDGVIATNTTLSRNEVENLPHSNESGGLSGAPLTIRSHAVIQLLDEYLQGAIPIIGVGGIMQPADAQSRIMAGASLIQLYSGLIYQGPDLATETIRILCEKNTHG